From a single Nicotiana tabacum cultivar K326 chromosome 8, ASM71507v2, whole genome shotgun sequence genomic region:
- the LOC107810065 gene encoding uncharacterized protein LOC107810065, which translates to MQEMFHPENPIETMLNDAFGYDRHQAADGGISQPLDSNEISNEAHREDTDDFHDFLKDGSETLHEGSKYTKLEFLIKLYHIKVYCGLSDKAMTMILDLLRDAFEDAKLPLSFYEAKKTISKLGLDYIKIPACPNNCMLYWEGDSELEVCKHCGTSKWNPNKKKKQAAKVLRYFPLKPRLQRLFMCGKTSEHMRWHASGNNADGLMRHPRDGEAWKTFDQTHSGFASDPRNIRLGLTSDGFNPFGTMSTTYSIWPVFLIPYNLPPWMCMKHTSFILSMIIPGKHMPGNNIDVYLQSLVKELRELWNDGVETFDSSLNENFRMHAALMWTISDFPGLGILSGWNTHTGFACLTCNFDTELCRIRHSKKWCFMGHRRFLRRNHRFRLNRVRFNGSTEERNPPLKLSGSAILRQIEEGRGAGLNCTGKRSRRATKQWNKRSIFFELPYWKSNLLRHNLDFMHIEKNICDNIIYTLLHDKSKSKDNINARKDLREIGIRRDLWLDDSGKYHLAVFSLMTDNKKKLDTKKLFITTLKNIKVPDGYSSNISSCVDLVQKKIFGLKSHDCHIILEQLLPLVIRNVLPNHVVAVLVDFCSFFIALSSKTLNVSELDKLQERIESTLCHLEILFPPAFFTVMVHLSVHLAGEAKLGGPVHHRNMYPVERELGHFKSFVRNKAQPEGSIAEGYLVEESLTFCSQYIEDIETRFNRPRRVRDEPNVTEPSGTSSLFPQFGKPASASITFPLTDMQKLQAHRYVLLDCAIVMPFVDELRQYIRRSSRRRPSPTEIERRVNKEFVDWFQKRIMNPDTIDTMSIDLKFLARGPSVVARSFTAYNINGSKFRTLAREEGLRTQNSGVFLTSKTSCVASSIDGNLRQAELPYYGKLEDILEINYYGQFKVVLFKCRWADTARDRGYKKDRWNLNCVNFDRLIHTGEREEHEPYIEAYQAQMVYYVDVVVNKGWSVAMHLKPRDLYDMGEEVVEDEVYENEPYQEQELE; encoded by the exons ATGCAAGAGATGTTTCACCCAGAAAATCCAATAGAAACAATGCTTAATGATGCATTTGGGTACGATAGGCACCAAGCGGCTGATGGAGGGATATCTCAACCATTGGACTCAAATGAAATATCAAATGAGGCGCATAGGGAGGATACTGACGACTTTCATGATTTTCTCAAAGATGGAAGTGAGACACTGCATGAAGGGAGCAAGTATACAAAGCTAGAGTTTTTAATAAAATTGTATCATATAAAGGTCTATTGTGGATTAAGTGACAAGGCTATGACTATGATACTAGATTTGTTGAGAGATGCATTTGAAGATGCAAAGTTACCGCTTTCCTTTTATGAGGCCAAAAAAACCATTAGCAAACTTGGCCTTGACTATATCAAGATACCTGCATGTCCAAATAATTGTATGTTGTACTGGGAAGGCGATTCAGAATTGGAAGTATGTAAGCATTGTGGTACATCTAAATGGAATCCTAACAAGAAAAAAAAGCAAGCTGCAAAGGTTTTGCGTTATTTTCCACTGAAACCAAGGTTGCAACGATTATTTATGTGTGGTAAGACTTCAGAACATATGAGATGGCATGCTTCAGGCAATAATGCTGATGGGTTGATGAGGCATCCAAGGGATGGTGAAGCATGGAAGACATTTGATCAGACTCATTCTGGATTTGCTTCGGATCCTCGAAACATTCGCTTGGGCCTTACTAGTGATGGTTTCAATCCTTTTGGAACAATGAGTACTACCTATAGTATTTGGCCAGTCTTCTTGATTCCATATAATCTTCCTCCTTGGATGTGTATGAAGCACACCTCCTTCATCTTATCAATGATTATTCCAGGCAAGCACATGCCTGGAAATAATATAGACGTATACTTACAATCCCTCGTTAAGGAATTACGTGAGTTATGGAATGATGGAGTTGAAACGTTTGACTCATCATTGAATGAAAATTTTAGAATGCATGCAGCTCTTATGTGGACAATCAGTGACTTTCCGGGATTAGGTATCCTATCTGGCTGGAACACTCATACTGGTTTTGCCTGCCTAACTTGTAACTTTGACACAGAACTTTGTCGTATTCGTCATAGTAAAAAGTGGTGCTTTATGGGTCATCGACGTTTTCTGAGAAGAAATCACAGGTTTAGGTTGAATCGAGTACGCTTTAATGGAAGTACAGAGGAGCGGAATCCACCATTAAAATTATCAGGGTCTGCCATTTTGAGACAAATCGAAGAAGGTAGAGGAGCAGGGTTGAATTGTACAGGGAAAAGATCTAGACGAGCAACTAAGCAATGGAACAAGAGAAGTATATTCTTTGAACTTCCTTATTGGAAATCTAACTTGTTGCGTCATAATCTAGACTTTATGcatattgaaaaaaatatatgtgaTAATATCATATATACGTTGCTCCATGataaatcaaaatcaaaagataATATTAATGCCCGAAAGGATCTAAGAGAAATTGGCATAAGGCGTGATCTTTGGCTGGATGATAGTGGGAAATATCACCTTGCTGTGTTTTCACTTATGACTGATAACAAAAAGAAGCTGGACACTAAAAAGTTGTTCATTACAACTTTGAAGAATATTAAAGTACCAGATGGCTACTCAAGTAACATTTCTAGCTGTGTTGATTTGGTACAAAAAAAGATTTTTGGGTTGAAAAGTCATGATTGCCATATTATTTTAGAGCAATTGCTACCATTGGTGATCCGCAATGTGTTGCCCAACCATGTAGTTGCAGTTTTGGTGGACTTCTGCTCATTTTTCATAGCCCTTTCTAGCAAAACCTTGAATGTTTCGGAGCTTGATAAGCTCCAAGAGCGCATTGAAAGCACACTTTGCCACCTAGAGATACTATTTCCTCCAGCATTCTTTACAGTAATGGTTCATTTGTCTGTCCATCTAGCAGGGGAAGCAAAACTCGGAGGTCCAGTGCATCATCGAAACATGTATCCCGTTGAGAG GGAATTAGGCCATTTTAAGTCCTTTGTACGAAATAAAGCACAACCAGAGGGTTCTATAGCTGAGGGTTATTTAGTTGAAGAGTCTCTTACCTTTTGTTCTCAATATATTGAGGATATTGAGACAAGATTCAATAGACCTAGGCGTGTTCGTGATGAACCAAATGTCACTGAGCCTTCTGGAACATCCTCTCTATTTCCTCAATTTGGTAAACCTGCATCAGCTTCGATTACATTCCCTTTAACTGATATGCAGAAACTACAAGCTCATCGATATGTGCTTCTGGATTGTGCAATAGTCATGCCATTTGTGGA CGAATTGAGACAGTACATAAGGAGGAGTTCAAGAAGAAGACCTTCACCTACAGAGATAGAGAGGAGAGTTAATAAAGAGTTTGTTGATTGGTTCCAAAAGCGG aTTATGAATCCAGACACAATAGATACAATGTCTATTGATCTAAAGTTTCTTGCACGAGGTCCATCAGTAGTTGCAAGAAGTTTTACTGCATATAACATCAATGGGTCCAAATTTCGAACTTTGGCTCGAGAAGAAGGTCTGAGAACACAGAATAGTGGAGTTTTTTTAACCTCTAAAACATCATGTGTTGCAAGTAGTATTGACGGAAATTTAAGGCAAGCAGAGTTACCATATTATGGGAAGTTAGAAGATATTCTTGAGATTAATTATTATGGTCAATTCAAGGTTGTTCTTTTCAAATGTAGATGGGCCGATACTGCTCGAGATAGAGGGTATAAAAAGGATCGTTGGAACTTAAATTGTGTTAATTTTGATAGATTGATTCATACCGGTGAACGTGAAGAACATGAGCCTTACATCGAAGCATATCAAGCACAAATGGTGTACTATGTGGATGTTGTTGTCAATAAAGGGTGGAGTGTTGCTATGCATCTAAAGCCAAGAGATCTGTATGATATGGGAGAAGAAGTAGTGGAAGAtgaagtatatgagaatgaaccATACCAAGAGCAAGAACTCGAATAG